From one Halosimplex rubrum genomic stretch:
- the nuoL gene encoding NADH-quinone oxidoreductase subunit L: MAGAFDFVPAIAALPFLAFVVSLFAGQYMPKRGAEAGILATAGSLVLSIWTALTVAGITGTATYYNENLYTWVAGVADGALTLRFGILVDPLTALMLVIVSLIALLVHVFSLGYMNDEGETGLPRYYAGLGLFTASMLAFVFSNNILMAFMFFELVGLCSYLLIGFWFREDGPPSAAKKAFLVTRFGDYFFLVGVVGIFATFGTGLFAPVETASGTMQSFPQIAEMALNGEADIFTAGYGAQTWMTILGLLVLGGVVGKSAQFPLHTWLPDAMEGPTPVSALIHAATMVAAGVYLVARMYGFYLLSPTALAIIALIGGFTALFAATMGVVKQELKQVLAYSTISQYGYMMLALGSGGYVAAVFHLTTHAIFKALLFLGAGSVIIAMHHNENMWDMGGLKDKMPVTYWTFLSGSLALAGIVPFAGFWSKDEVLYEALIHGFGSQGMLGTMYLLAYAMGLLAVFFTGFYTFRMVYLTFHGDARSETARDPEPVRWNVKAPLAVLGIGAATVGFINMKPVAELTGLHIDFLHKWVNGPEEGGWPEALSTGLHHYEGLLHDVAHVTAGYPLGETTTLLASAAVSLGLALAGVLFARSLYGVDEPVEHTDKLGGAKTLLMHNYYQDEYQVWLAQGVTVPIARAADKFDQGVVDGVVNGVSSVSLFTGSRFRRIQSGVVSNYAALMTLSLALLLVVFVVLGGGV, from the coding sequence ATGGCAGGTGCATTCGACTTCGTTCCCGCGATCGCAGCGCTCCCGTTCCTGGCGTTCGTCGTCTCGTTGTTCGCCGGGCAGTACATGCCGAAGCGCGGCGCCGAGGCCGGTATCCTCGCGACCGCCGGCTCGCTCGTCCTCTCGATCTGGACGGCGCTGACCGTCGCCGGGATCACCGGCACGGCGACGTACTACAACGAGAACCTCTACACGTGGGTCGCCGGCGTCGCCGACGGCGCGCTCACGCTGCGGTTCGGTATCCTGGTCGACCCGCTGACGGCGCTCATGCTCGTCATCGTCTCGCTCATCGCCCTGCTGGTCCACGTCTTCTCGCTGGGCTACATGAACGACGAGGGCGAGACCGGCCTGCCCCGCTACTACGCCGGGCTCGGCCTGTTCACGGCGAGCATGCTCGCCTTTGTCTTCTCGAACAACATCCTGATGGCGTTCATGTTCTTCGAGCTGGTCGGGCTCTGTTCGTATCTCCTGATCGGCTTCTGGTTCCGCGAGGACGGCCCGCCGTCGGCCGCGAAGAAGGCGTTCCTGGTCACCCGCTTCGGTGACTACTTCTTCCTCGTCGGCGTGGTCGGCATCTTCGCCACGTTCGGCACGGGCCTGTTCGCCCCCGTCGAGACCGCCTCGGGCACGATGCAGAGCTTCCCGCAGATCGCCGAGATGGCGCTCAACGGCGAGGCCGACATCTTCACCGCCGGCTACGGCGCCCAGACCTGGATGACGATCCTCGGACTGCTCGTGCTCGGCGGCGTGGTGGGCAAGTCCGCCCAGTTCCCGCTGCACACGTGGCTGCCCGACGCGATGGAGGGCCCGACGCCGGTTTCGGCGCTCATCCACGCGGCGACGATGGTCGCGGCCGGCGTCTACCTCGTCGCACGCATGTACGGCTTCTACCTGCTCTCGCCGACCGCACTCGCGATCATCGCGCTCATCGGCGGGTTCACCGCGCTGTTCGCGGCGACGATGGGCGTCGTCAAGCAGGAACTCAAGCAGGTGCTCGCGTACTCGACCATCTCCCAGTACGGCTACATGATGCTCGCGCTGGGCTCCGGCGGGTACGTCGCGGCGGTCTTCCACCTGACCACCCACGCGATCTTCAAGGCGCTGCTGTTCCTCGGCGCCGGGTCGGTCATCATCGCGATGCACCACAACGAGAACATGTGGGACATGGGCGGGCTCAAGGACAAGATGCCCGTCACCTACTGGACGTTCCTCTCGGGCTCGCTCGCGCTGGCCGGGATCGTCCCGTTCGCGGGCTTCTGGTCCAAAGACGAGGTGCTCTACGAGGCGCTCATCCACGGCTTCGGGAGCCAGGGGATGCTCGGGACGATGTATCTCCTCGCGTACGCGATGGGGCTGCTCGCCGTGTTCTTCACGGGCTTCTACACGTTCCGGATGGTCTACCTGACCTTCCACGGGGACGCCCGCTCCGAGACGGCTCGGGACCCCGAGCCGGTGCGCTGGAACGTCAAGGCGCCGCTGGCCGTGCTCGGTATCGGCGCCGCGACGGTCGGGTTCATCAACATGAAGCCGGTCGCGGAGCTGACCGGACTGCACATCGACTTCCTCCACAAGTGGGTCAACGGGCCGGAGGAGGGCGGCTGGCCGGAAGCGCTGTCGACGGGGCTGCACCACTACGAGGGACTGCTGCACGACGTGGCCCACGTCACCGCGGGCTACCCGCTGGGCGAGACGACGACGTTGCTCGCTTCGGCGGCTGTCTCGCTGGGGCTGGCACTGGCCGGCGTGCTCTTCGCGCGCAGCCTCTACGGCGTCGACGAGCCGGTCGAGCACACGGACAAGCTGGGAGGCGCGAAGACGCTGCTCATGCACAACTACTACCAGGACGAGTATCAGGTGTGGCTGGCACAGGGCGTGACGGTCCCGATCGCGCGGGCCGCGGACAAGTTCGACCAGGGCGTC
- a CDS encoding DUF7520 family protein produces the protein MTANTDRLALGGRVAGSRVVLAVYLAVLGVAGTMGALLGYVNPEGMDPTLFFVVDLPASPLGMATFGVATVGVGLGVLLLAVQYVSRYDESRIE, from the coding sequence GTGACAGCCAACACCGATCGACTGGCGCTCGGCGGGCGGGTCGCGGGCTCGCGCGTCGTCTTGGCGGTGTATCTGGCCGTGCTGGGCGTGGCGGGCACGATGGGCGCCCTGCTGGGCTACGTCAACCCCGAGGGCATGGACCCGACCCTGTTCTTCGTCGTCGACCTGCCGGCGTCGCCGCTCGGGATGGCGACGTTCGGCGTCGCCACCGTCGGCGTCGGGCTGGGCGTGCTACTGCTGGCGGTCCAGTACGTCTCCCGGTACGACGAGAGCCGGATCGAGTAG
- the nuoK gene encoding NADH-quinone oxidoreductase subunit NuoK, whose translation MAIATQYYLLLSAAVFCIGVYGILTRRNALIFLMSVELMLNAANINLVAFSFHYGNLTGQVFSLFVMALAAAEVAVGIGIILVLYRNFEGVDVTKAATMRW comes from the coding sequence ATGGCGATCGCGACCCAGTACTACCTCCTGCTGTCGGCGGCGGTGTTCTGCATCGGCGTCTACGGCATCCTGACGCGGCGCAACGCCCTGATATTCCTGATGTCCGTCGAGCTGATGCTCAACGCGGCGAACATCAACCTCGTCGCGTTCTCGTTCCACTACGGGAACCTCACGGGGCAGGTGTTCTCGCTGTTCGTGATGGCGCTGGCGGCCGCCGAAGTGGCGGTCGGTATCGGTATCATCCTCGTGCTGTATCGCAACTTCGAGGGCGTCGACGTGACCAAAGCGGCTACGATGAGGTGGTAA
- a CDS encoding NADH-quinone oxidoreductase subunit J gives MALLESIAFALFAIVTLGSSLGVVLVRDVWHSALMLGVSLLSVAVYYVMLRAEFIAAMQILVYVGGVLILITFAIMLTDKDTQPDEVAT, from the coding sequence ATGGCATTGCTCGAGTCAATCGCGTTTGCGCTGTTCGCCATAGTCACACTGGGGAGCAGCCTGGGCGTCGTGTTAGTGCGCGACGTCTGGCACTCGGCGCTGATGCTCGGCGTCTCGCTGCTGTCGGTGGCAGTGTACTACGTCATGCTCCGCGCCGAGTTCATCGCCGCGATGCAGATACTGGTGTACGTCGGTGGGGTACTCATCCTCATCACGTTCGCCATCATGCTCACGGACAAAGACACCCAGCCCGACGAGGTGGCGACATGA